A single window of Mycolicibacterium aurum DNA harbors:
- a CDS encoding acetyl-CoA carboxylase biotin carboxylase subunit, giving the protein MASHASSKISKVLVANRGEIAVRVIRAAKDAGLQSVAVYAEPDADAPHVRLADEAFALGGQTSAESYLVFEKLLDAAAKSGANAIHPGYGFLSENADFAQAVIDAGLIWIGPSPQSIRDLGDKVTARHIAARADAPLVPGTPDPVKNADEVVAFAEEYGVPVAIKAAFGGGGRGMKVARTIEEIPELFDSATREAVAAFGRGECFVERYLDKPRHVEAQVIADTHGNVVVAGTRDCSLQRRFQKLVEEAPAPFLTDAQRKEIHESAKRICKEAGYYGAGTVEYLVGQDGLISFLEVNTRLQVEHPVTEETAGIDLVLQQFKIANGEALSITEDPTPRGHSFEFRINGEDAGRGFLPAPGPVSKFEPPTGPGVRLDSGVETGSVIGGQFDSMLAKLIVSGATREEALARSRRALAEFNVEGLATVIPFHRAVTADPAFIGDGEKFDVHTRWIETEWNNTVEPFTGGDPIEEEDTIPRQTVVVEVGGRRLEVSLPGDLALGNGGAAPSGAIRKKPKARKRGGHGGAAASGDSVTAPMQGTVVKVAVEEGQTVAAGDLVVVLEAMKMENPVTAHKDGVVTGLSVEVGAAITQGTVIAELKSAE; this is encoded by the coding sequence GTGGCCAGTCACGCCAGCTCGAAGATCTCCAAGGTGCTTGTCGCCAACCGTGGAGAGATCGCAGTCCGGGTGATCCGGGCAGCCAAGGACGCCGGGCTGCAGAGCGTGGCCGTCTACGCCGAGCCCGACGCCGACGCACCGCACGTTCGTCTGGCCGACGAGGCCTTCGCCCTGGGCGGTCAGACCTCAGCCGAGTCATACCTGGTGTTCGAGAAGTTGCTCGACGCGGCCGCCAAGTCCGGCGCCAACGCCATCCACCCCGGCTACGGCTTCTTGAGTGAGAACGCCGACTTCGCCCAGGCCGTCATCGACGCCGGGCTGATCTGGATCGGGCCCAGCCCGCAGTCGATCCGCGACCTCGGCGACAAGGTCACCGCGCGCCACATCGCCGCGCGCGCCGACGCGCCGCTGGTACCCGGCACCCCCGATCCGGTCAAGAACGCCGACGAGGTGGTGGCCTTCGCCGAGGAGTACGGCGTGCCCGTCGCCATCAAGGCCGCCTTCGGCGGTGGCGGCCGCGGCATGAAGGTCGCCCGCACCATCGAGGAGATCCCCGAGCTGTTCGACTCGGCCACCCGCGAGGCCGTGGCCGCCTTCGGCCGCGGTGAGTGCTTCGTCGAGCGCTACCTGGACAAGCCGCGCCACGTCGAGGCCCAGGTCATCGCCGACACCCACGGCAACGTCGTCGTCGCGGGCACCCGCGACTGCTCGCTGCAGCGCCGCTTCCAGAAGCTCGTCGAGGAGGCCCCCGCCCCCTTCCTCACCGACGCGCAGCGCAAAGAGATCCACGAGTCGGCCAAGCGCATCTGCAAGGAAGCCGGCTACTACGGCGCAGGCACCGTCGAGTACCTCGTCGGCCAGGACGGCCTGATCTCGTTCCTCGAGGTCAACACCCGCCTTCAGGTGGAACACCCCGTCACCGAGGAGACGGCCGGTATCGACCTCGTCCTGCAGCAGTTCAAGATTGCGAACGGCGAAGCGCTGAGCATCACCGAGGACCCGACCCCGCGCGGCCACTCGTTCGAGTTCCGGATCAACGGTGAGGACGCCGGCCGCGGCTTCCTGCCCGCCCCCGGCCCGGTCAGCAAGTTCGAGCCCCCGACCGGTCCGGGCGTGCGCCTGGATTCCGGCGTGGAGACCGGCTCGGTCATCGGCGGCCAGTTCGACTCGATGCTGGCCAAGCTGATCGTCAGCGGCGCCACTCGCGAGGAGGCGCTCGCCCGGTCGCGTCGCGCCCTGGCCGAGTTCAACGTCGAAGGCCTGGCGACGGTCATCCCGTTCCACCGCGCCGTCACCGCCGACCCGGCCTTCATCGGCGACGGCGAGAAGTTCGACGTGCACACCCGCTGGATCGAGACCGAGTGGAACAACACCGTCGAGCCGTTCACCGGCGGTGACCCGATCGAAGAAGAAGACACCATCCCCCGCCAGACCGTGGTGGTCGAGGTCGGCGGCCGCCGCCTCGAGGTCTCGCTGCCCGGTGACCTCGCGCTCGGCAACGGTGGCGCGGCCCCGTCCGGCGCCATCCGCAAGAAGCCCAAGGCGCGCAAGCGTGGCGGTCACGGTGGCGCGGCAGCCTCCGGCGACTCGGTGACGGCACCCATGCAGGGCACCGTCGTCAAGGTCGCCGTCGAAGAGGGCCAGACCGTCGCGGCCGGCGACCTGGTGGTGGTGCTCGAGGCCATGAAGATGGAGAACCCGGTCACCGCGCACAAGGACGGTGTGGTCACCGGCCTGTCGGTCGAGGTGGGCGCTGCCATTACTCAGGGCACTGTGATCGCGGAGCTCAAGAGCGCCGAATAG